Part of the Mercenaria mercenaria strain notata chromosome 8, MADL_Memer_1, whole genome shotgun sequence genome is shown below.
CAGCAAGCGGACAAAGATTGCTCTAGATTGCTCACTAGAGTACATTTCTATCACTGCTAAAACCACAGATAAATATTTTGTCAGAGTCATCCAAAGAAGACGTTTCTGCTAAATAACGTTGACGACTGGTATGCAGATTCAAGgggattttcaaagattttcaaaGGCAAGACGATCCTGTGTAAACTTTTTAAATAAGATTTCTTTAATAATTTCGGTAGAGGGTCGATCAAGAATCTTTACTTCGAAAAAATCTAACCCGTGATTAAGTATATGATGccgtatgatttttttttgtatatggcTTCCAGAATGtttcttttcagaaaattatcctttaattattttttcagtttgtAAACTTTGTGGCAGTAGCTACACGTATATCTAAATAGGCAATGCCGACTTTAGTTTTTATGTGTATTGCAACTGCGCTCCCTTGCTTTGACATCCTCTTCCCTTTCACTATGAGTAAGTTATTGCGACCACCTTAAATTTGGCTGCCGTAATCCATAATCCAAGGCAGTGcctgattgttgtttttttccctgtttatatgtttttcctaCTTATATGTGTTTGTGTGCTtttgcgtctgtgtgtcttgagcggtgccctacagtgttgttatattttacttgtctgtttatctatgtaagttagttgtgtgtgtgtatgtatatgtgtgtgtgtgtgcgtgcgtgtgtgtttatCTTTTTGTACAAGAGTGTTTGCgatgctgtggtttacgttgtagtgtaactgtgattcataaacgtagcattcccttttgaatattcatccttgttctactttccccttcaaccccctccccacccccttcTACCCCTCCCCgccctccccctctatctatattttagataaaattaaaatgtacttgttggatttttgaagcaacccatcttgTAGGGGCTTAGTTTGCAAATGCGTTGCTCTGAGGCAGTGaatgtggtgctctgtgcttccgagaaatgtacccttacctattatcttttgtatacatcaaagaaataatgaATACATACATTTTCTTGCTCTTTGTGTATATCAATGGCCGATAGGGCTATGACAGTTTTACATCAGCTAACCATCTTTGAATACTCGTGTTAAACAGTTAAACCTGATAATTGCAAGATGTTTGCCTCCTAACCCTCCCCCACTATACCTAGTCATAGACACAGACAGACACTTGAATGGTTTCATAAGCTAAACATATTTATTTGACTCCCGTCTTTTCGATTAagattacatgtattttcatactTTTAATCTCAATGttacaaatttgttttagattCAAACGTTTGTTTAGTTAAAGGATTAGTGTTCTTTTGACATAGCTGTTTATTTGTCCTACAAACGGGGATGATTTTGTTACATGTAAAGGTGTGATTTGTTCAAAACATACTTATTTCAAAACACACATAAACaggcaaaattgcaataaataataaatattacgGTATGTGTACTACAAAAATGTAGATCCATGTATTTTGAGCACCCTTTGTGTACACGAACACTTATATGTTGCTTAATATGATGAATTCTATCTGACATCGATTACAGATGTAAACATTACAGTAATTTTTACAAAAGTTGACAAGAAGCCTGCTTTTATTAGATGGTAAGAGGTTCGTAGTTCAAACTGGTGAATTATCTCGAACATTGCGCCATCAGTGATTTATAGACCTTTGGTCATATTTGAATAAAGTACATCATTTCAAAGGAACTACTATGCATATGGTAATGAAGCACAGAGCCGGTATTATAGCGCCCACAAgtgtttataataaatatgttatttcatatagattcgtattcattttaagtttctCACTTAGTGAGTTCTCTTTCGTCTGATTTATTGTTGCATTCTGCGGCTTTACTAAGCCCTTCAATgtataatattacttttattatctGCATTCATGATGTTAAGATTTTCGACATTTTCCGGCTATCCTTTTCATGTCATGTGCATATCTTGATTATAACTGCTTCGCATTCTTTTAAAGTTAGACACTTGAAGATATTTGTtcatatatccttaggacggccagcacatttttatacaatgtcGCCAGGCATAcctatgtttttgacaacacagaacaTGTCTTCGGCTTCGGCTTTTCTTGGAGCTTTATTTGATCAGTGAAGCGGAAATTGACCATATGCGATTTTTCATACCAGGCTGAACTTCAGATCCAAAAGAGTCataaagaaattaagaaaaaagacTTTATTCCTATAATTTTATATGTTAAAAAGTGACAGGATTAAATACGAAGGTGTCCTTGATAAAATAGTATAATTTTTAGAAATGTGTTAAGCAGTTCTTCAGACAGTTCGCACTGgtcattttctaaaaacaagcAGACAATCTGACTTTTCTTATCTAACAGAAAGATGTCACAGGAAAACCATAACTTAGAACAAGTTGTGAGAAATTGCATACTTAtaagaaaaaactgttttaatttaaaaatctaaaaaggtCAGCTTAAAATTTACTATAATTAacattttccaaatatattttaagatataattattaattaacagAAAACCAAGGCTGCCTAACATGACAACAGTGAGGtattgcaggctcgatttgactgATCCTACTATGAatggtagtgaaaatgcatgctagcgttcacgccctctagcctaaTAATTTGTGAATATGTAAGTGGCATTTTAAGGGAAGAGGTTTactattttaatagaaaaaatatgtttttctataGATAAACACACAAACTAACGGTATTTGTAGGGACATGCTTTACTACTATTTTAAAAGTATGCGATATGTTTTTCTACAGATAGACGGACTAACTGTTTTTAAGATGAAAAGTCCTTATATTTGAAATAGCAAAAAACAAAGTCGCATATAACTTTTATAAAACTATGCCACAAATGTACAAATGCCGTTTCCTGAgtgcaaaatgaaattttacccgCAATCAATTGTATTCCGTAATGTAAGCATGACGtgtttaagaaaaaattaaaagcttCATTAAACAAATCGTAATCCGTGCTGAAAGAACgttaaatttgaatttctttttcacCAATAATAACATATAATATCAAGTCCACCGTAAAACAAAAGCATTGGTATTattaatatgacatgaactgaaaaaagcattcacggaccaaaacaagtacaaatttaaaatcaaacatgaatgaatccatcatttcatctagcgcgttcccgatttattttaacatttaatctaaatagccgattgagaaaagaaaaggattaatcaattcatccctatttatttgtagtgataaatacatccgttgatcatcgccattgtaaaaatctaatgcaagcataaattaactgtttttctgcacatttccaacgcttgtgcatacaatgcaaatatttatagaaaaaaagagggactaatccatttatattttgtactgaaaaagtatataagacatgtattgatacttaacttatgaaatcaattctaatgtttttacagacgaaaaataatcgatataatgtgtctgcgtccaaagattcgaacaaacgcctttcatatgaaatattttactttttctgtgcgcacgtgttagctaccacgtgcgtatgtggtaattcacacgagtgcgggtgataactatcacgtgcgcaagtgacagcacgttatactaccatgtgcccatgtgataactaacacgtgcgcacgtgttagctgatcaatgaaaaagcgtgaaagatctgcaatttttctaaatggatgtctttcataaggaagtgttatttatagttagctgttatttacgaagtaagtgtttcttgtttatgaaaaaaggctgatatctcgattagtttcgttggtaatatttcacgttcgcacgtgtcagctaacaactgcgaacgtgatagctatcacatgcgaacgtgttagctaagatagttattacgtgcgcacgtgttaatcaacacattcgcacttggtatctaacatgtgcgaatgtgatgctaacacgtgtgcacgtgataaataaagtgtttcctatgtcccctctattccactgtagtatacactgtggcagactattttatttctcgtggatgtagggtcctttagtattgacctagtacatgtgaatattttgtatatttccataaattcattttcaatgtccaaacataaatagcgatacaaatattacatatataattcttagttgatattatactatcgcatgtgcaggtagctgggcggcaaagcgtttagctgccaatatcagggtagtgggttcgagttttggccataccttttcccctaaatttatttgcaaactttccacttatttgtcaaacgcaccgtgatatttatggtccatttattaaaagttatcatattcacccgttgtaaaaaagtcaattatttaaaatattctagacaaaaagaaagacacattaccagtcacaagcgtactaaaaataaatactttaagagaaaaaataaaatttataaagataaaacaggtagcgataacatcacattactttactttaaagcaatgataaccgtggtaacgtggattGCGTGACgctgattgactgtataaaatacaaatattgcttaaaattaacgaaaacgctcgaaaaatattggcaaagattaatgagtgtatttcattaaatcaaatgatataagcatttacactgatttacccatctccacgaaaataaactgtacatataatttctgccgaacagttttactgcaacattaattgataataattgtatgcatattaactaaatcagatagatagcccatgtaccctaagcctggtaacccagtctgacaatttctaacattttctacctgcaaattgacaatatcagaaactcgatgaatgccaattaacacaaattagcgcaaattaattggatctttaatgcatacagatattaggtatccaatcagttgagaacacgcttcgtcacgcttcgcgcgttcatataTCCCGAaacgataacatctggctcaagtgaccgcacgcgataatctgtattgcatatttcaaaggaaaggaagtcacgagtaagtacttatttgatttatatgttttaattttttaaaaaactgatttttttttgtgacaaaccagaccatgaattatatttcaattaatcggaaaacacgggttgctttttattgctttaacaaattcagaagcgtcaaaaaggtcagtttaattttgtaatcttaatataaaaaagaaattcagatagccgttaagtagttcatttattcattcattcgattgatcatttcttcacaactaatcatttaactattatttcattcattctttcatccgatagtctacaaggatgtcagtcaccaaatgttgatgttgcaagtgtttgaaataaaaaaaaaatatcatgcaaaaatcatttgatgaataccattgggattaaacgagattaaagttgaaaggacaaaaacaactccagatagaagttttatttcgtagaagctaggtagccgaggctagctttaagaatgaataatgcggcacgcacgttcattcattcgattaaaactggaatctcggaaaagcattaataaagttaataattacaatcttttatttttagaaaatgggtaccggtaatctgacaaaataacgctttttttctagatggcacttttgcaaaaaattacaacatctcttgcctctgtctagaaagaaaatgtttttctctgcgaaaatatcagtgtcagtatgaagaaattaatactattacagattattttatctctacagactttgtaagtctatgtaagcggttgtcatgcgtatttttttttcaaagtattatataaaaaaaggttggtaataataacaatttatattatgtagaatttgattattaatctgaaagttataagaattttatagtgacctaaaatacatacatactatagatcttttgcattaccaattttgagtaacatctttaaaaccgataaagcgggagaacaaataatccaatttgtcgatttccgtacaaagtgttgttgttgtaacacgggggtgggggtggggtgaatcgataactaatagctttggtcattatatttttctatctgatgcatttacaggcaaacggtttactaacgatgtacttgaatgaagtttaaattaatattaaagtgaaatgcggaacaagtcgaatatgtatataatactttatttattgtcaaaataaaagtaatatttagtaatatgaatatggtatctaacatatttaaaatcgttacatattatacatctaaaacaaacatttactttcaggaccatacatgtacaaacaataagtaattgctcagcttagtctgttattttaaatcgattttcaacggaccattttgacattttaacaaattaaagttgacgatatttccgattgactggtattttttcagttctctgttttacgccattttacagctgtaaatcttcaaatatgaccacaaacgtctttttttcagcagggcgcaaaatgatgtacttaacaggttaaccataaaaccataaactttaaagtacctatcacttgtagtaagttggttatcatatttttatgacccagcttgaaacaacactgaccggatatttcttatccccaggcaatattgtaatacacaatgaaatttaaagggtgattaaacatttgacacaattaaattatcttatttttagtgtaactgtatgcaatcttggagttaaaataaatttaagaaataacgcaatgtttaaacgaatactaaaaaagacaagaacagaaataaaatatataattgagccgtgccatgagaaaaccaacatagtcttagttttcgaccagcatggatcgaaaccaacctgcgcatccgcgcagtctgcacaggatccatgctgttcgctaacaggttttctaattccaataggctttgaaagcgaacagcatggctcctgaccagactgcacggatgcgcaggctggtctcgatccatgctggtcgcaaacccactatgttggttttctcatggcacggcattatagttttttagatatatggatattaatggtgtataattatgctacgtatactgacagactataatgttgcggaaacacatgagaattagatgttttaactaatttttacgataaaaattgtatatttaacgcgcattaaacactaaaccctcccttgcgttataattggtaacgacagtggaaaacttctttattgccgctgcggtcagggttcgtttccaGGCGcgaccacatgtcattttattcgtcataattttcacatcatttaatagatatcattatcagtatccatgaattgcaagagtccattttttataacttttaatgcgtgcatttttttttattccaggttgacacaagagttgtttactggaatcagaaaacgggacgactatttattttcacgatagagaatatacttatgtgtgaagtttctactagtttgatcaacagatgcagacagacagcccggatgagccattcgttctcagtgacattcgtaacaacagataaaagcttatacttattgagatcaggaaactgaatatttccattgtggttcatcatttgtaacctgcttacatatcgtgttccagtacagaaccaacatgcgtcttttcaaagtacatcttcggacattaggaggggtgtactgctctttttagaagacggcaaatcgaaaagcctatagcggtaatcagcattcatgggaataacgaaaacatgtacagacgaCAATAGTAaatgatactcaactgatttgttgagtcaaccgcgcagaattaaatgtgcgaattgctagtttttcaatcagaaatgaacatataataatataaagaaatgcttgatgttattgattactcacattttaattctgcttatttcatttggacaagaaatgaaaatgattcataaccgtttgaaaaactgatttaaaaagtatttaagttgaataaaatgttagtttaatctgacatgtctccaataataacaatatgatttttttctcataccctgtctttgtcttgcttttttctaacataccgtattctgctgtaggtatcaccgacattcattttgtcatctttcagtgtgtgcccatatacaaaatcagtttacataaaagaaaaatacgggatttgtatactatacatgcatatacgggaaaagtctggtaaatgtatcttttagaaatactagtccgtgaattccccgaatacgaaaaccaaattcagtctaaatgtgacacaaatatggaatctgtatactctgcatatcttgcataaacggggaaaaacctggcccgtatatcaaaaactacaggttcgtatatccccgtatatcagatgcaaatacattccgtatatgacacaagtacgggatccgtatattgcgtataccatgcatatacgggactagtccgtagcccgtataataaaaaatacagtttcgtatttttcccgtatatgacacaagtacgggatccgtatattgcgtataccatgcatatacgggactagtccgtagcacgtatatcaaaaagtacagtttcgtatatgccccgtatatgacaaaagtacgggatccgtatacttagtatatcatgcgtatacggaaaaatccgaagcccgtatattagaaaatacaagtccgtatatgccccgtatattagatgccatcacagtccgtatatgacaaaaatacgggatccgtatactaagtatatcatgcgtatacggaaaaatccgaagcccgtatattagaaaatacaagtccgtatatgccccgtatattagatgccatcacagtccgtatatgacaaaaatacgggatccgtatactacgtatattcggaatatacaggctcgtatacgtgttccgtatattctaaaatacggaaagtatacgggaaaaaaaagtctcaagacctttcgaatacatgaaaatgaaacttatgttaaagcaggacacgaataaacaccatttctagggattttttaggaaagttcgtatattgcatatatacgggaaatatacatttatgtatattcggcgtatacgggatcccgtatatgcatgacaaatatacggacttcccgtatactagatgttccgaatacgggatcgtatattaggtccgtatatttgtaatatacatcccgtatacgcccgtattttcgaaatatacgggaccgtacactcccgtatattgacccttttttcgcagtgtatgTTCTGTAGAATTATGTTAAATATCAGAAGTATTgtctttataaattaaaaattctAGCCCAGAAGACTGTAGTACATAGTAGGGTGTTCAATTATCTTGAGAAAATAatcctcataataagacaatgtataTCGTGTAAGAATCATGTTGACAGCGTAAAGGTATGGGTCTttgcgtttttggttcttaaagttgtttcttttttatatcagtatataaaatgattttttgtgtgtgtcttACATGTCATGCCTTCTAATGCCATTGTGTGTGTTAGGGATTAATTTACTATCAAATCTCTACATTAATAGTTCAAATACATGTCATAAAACTATATTACGCAACTGTATTCCAAACCCATGTAATTTTTGGGACCAAAGGGGATAATTTAAGATAACACTACTCTCTGTCAGCAACGTTTTCACAGTTTTCAAAGGAACACGTGAATTGGGACACTATATCAGTACGtcttttttattcataaatatacaAATTGCATTTGAAATACTCAAGTCGTCTACTTAGTTTACATCAATATTTCTCAAAAACCACAATTTTGAATAAACCCTCAAAATATATACCTCTGTAATACCTCGCGTTATTATACAGCTCATATTACCTGTATTTCAGTAGCATTTTCTGACGGGGAACATATAATTACTTAAATAACGGCAACTTCATCTTTGGATGGGAATGTCTTAATTTAATTTGCTGTTTTGGTTTAATAAAAGTTATTAGTTTCCTTGCCCATTTGAATCGAGGtttcaaggtgagctattagtataggcgGGGCGTCCGTCTTTGGTTGCCAATCGTCCGTCGTTCACAATGAACATAAACAGCGTCTCCTCTGAAACTACAGGTCAGAATTACTCCAAATTCGGTCTGTAGCATTCTGGCAAGGTTCTCTCTTTATCCttttcaaatggttttgctttACACCTTATAGTGGTCGctagaattaaaaaagaaaaacaaatcatttaaaggactctttctcatgaaccgctcgaTGGAACTTCGTCAAACTTGGTTTATTCCATAACTATACgtttctttcacaattttgtttaaCGGAAGCGTTTGGTTCCTATTAAAGGCCGCcacttgagctaaaaatataagcACATTTATAaggccgctagagctaaagatATAAGCacatttaaaagtgttattttaaggtcctctcccaaatgtgCTTAAAATGGGGGCTCTCAGACCCTTTCTCAGGGATCGCTAGagctagaaatacctttaacattTTCTAATAAACCAATTAATAGATCtctattaaattttgtttgtagCGTTGTTATAGCTTCCTCAAAACCGCTAATTTCTATCTGAAAAGAACGTTTCCTACCTTGACCCTTCGTATAGATGTTTGCTACAATAAGAAAAGTGTTTTGGATCTAGTTAAGTTAAGCCATCCCGAATGCATAATGgtaaaaacatgttaattttcTTACTCAACATTTTCTGCTAACAGGATTGTTATACCTTTTTAAAGTATCTTAAACCTGCTCGTTTGTTATATTCACCACTTTTATAGCTTTAGAAACGCCTTTGCCATCACGTCAGGAAGATTACTTAACGGCGGTGGTTCGTACAAATATGCTTCATTGTTTGTACCTCATTTTACAAACAATTACAATAACATGAGTAATCGTCATGTATGTTCCTATGCCCTTTTGTTAAGTTGCATAAAGTATTGTACTACTTGTTATTGTAGGATTACATTTTAAGTAATGTACTTTTGTAATAGTCTCATTTATCGAAGCAACCTTTTTGAAATACGTGTAAATCGTTTCAAATTGTCTATAGAAGATAGAGGCACAAACCAAAAGACAGACGGTCTGACAAAACTACTGGTAAGTTTTGTTAGTTACACGAACAGAATTACATGTTGCTTTGGTAAGGTAAAGGAAGACTCAGGTTGACCATCAGAATATAATTTCAAGCCGAGGCtggtacctgggtagaatcactaACCTTTAAATAGCAAGATGGATGGTTTCTTCAAAACGGTGAGGGAAAtgtgatcttaaccactcggtcgCGAAGGCTCATATCTCCTTTAGCGATGATACAGTATTATCATCTAATTATTGTTAGATTTcattagtacatgtacatttgtactaGTCATCAGCAGGCAGTAAGAAAACTACGGAAGAGTTCTTTTCCTTTAAAGTCAGGATCAATGAGATAAAATCCTTAATTAACACTTTTCTAAACGGAACAATTAAAATTAGCTCTATACTATGGAGATTGCCTCGGTGCATTAATAAATCCTGTCTATCACATTTCTACATTGCAATCTCCAAGGTATAACATTTTCTAAAGGCGATATACTCAGCTTCTACGCTGCTGAAGTACTGATTTTCTGGAGTTAAACTTAGGGAGTTTTAGCATAGTACCATATCTGCAGTTCTAGAAAATCATGAAACTTATATTTGTacattatttgtacatttaacaaTAAGTTACTGGTTTCGTTACAACTACTTTTATTTCAGACTATCACAGATAATGAACACAGAACAGGCAATAAAGTATCTTTATAcaaattttctcatattttcactTTACATTTATACCTTTTGTCAACTTGAATACATCCGACaatgtatttgacatttaaagaaCTACTTTCAATTCATATTCAACACAGAAGCCTACATTGTCATTCATTGTCAAAGATAATGTTTATTTCGATGAAATTGTAAAGCATCGTACACCTTTTGACGGTATAATCCACATCCACAAAATAATCTTGTAACATCATGTTCTACAGGAATGTTTCCTCACTGTGAGAACTCTCTGCTGAATCTACATGTGTCGTTTTTGTGCAATCTTTGCGCAAGCCTGCCCTTAGTCTGCTGTTTATAAACCAAAACAATGGAACTACCCCAGCACTGGAGGCTCCAACCCAGGTCACAACCTGATTGAGACCTATTGACGGAATACATGATTGAGAATTGCAGAATGACAACAGAAAACTTATACACTGGAATGGGAACCACATTACTGCAAACATTGTATTAACGACGCAAAGGGCAACTAGGTCGTCTCTATTCTCTTTGGTTTCCATTGTACTTGTACTTGGTAAAGATCGCCGAGTAAAATCACTTATTTCACAATCGTCGTTTTGTTGGTTCTGATAGTTTTTCAAAGACATGCGTGTGCTTTCTAATGTCCCCGGTGTGGTAGAGGATAACTGGATCTTTAACAGAAGAAGTTTAAACGTAAGTGCTATTATACCAATCAATGgtataaaaaatgttattaatgGACACAGTATTGCCGATTCTTTGCTGATCAGAGCAATGCATTCACCGGGTCCATTCTCATATGGAATCGTGCCAGATGTCCATATTGGAATAACCACTATAACAGCTACGAACCATGGCAAACAAATGATAACTGTTTTCAGTGTTTTCTGAAATATCCATGAATAAAGTC
Proteins encoded:
- the LOC128559044 gene encoding 5-hydroxytryptamine receptor 5A-like; the protein is MMEFKMYNTSTNGWKQQNTNGTFRKDKIESGQNLDYDRTIQYGSGSEYTYDDYNYFSAEIHEEFLSSIHQHTSTFATFLSIWTFLVNILVILACMRNKETRHVGYYNQIVNLSVSNLLISVFVLPLTIYHIKQEWDLGQLLCKIYVISDVLLPFSSITIIILLNIDRLMSIMHPRLYSWIFQKTLKTVIICLPWFVAVIVVIPIWTSGTIPYENGPGECIALISKESAILCPLITFFIPLIGIIALTFKLLLLKIQLSSTTPGTLESTRMSLKNYQNQQNDDCEISDFTRRSLPSTSTMETKENRDDLVALCVVNTMFAVMWFPFQCISFLLSFCNSQSCIPSIGLNQVVTWVGASSAGVVPLFWFINSRLRAGLRKDCTKTTHVDSAESSHSEETFL